The following are from one region of the Pseudomonadota bacterium genome:
- a CDS encoding MotB family protein has translation MQGNKKQKPRPAGAPQWMATFADLSTLLMCFFVLLLSFSEMDIQKYKQVMGSMREAFGIQRQIFAKDNPTGTSYIAREFSPGRPDPTPIKTIQQQATPSVQQVIKAESQSSMVNVPRNRKAAIEMDEALRKAREAESKIRELLKQELNAGLVELERMGRKLILRIPETGSFPSGEAELIEPFSPVIVKLARAIELTEGDVLVSGHTDNVPIYNEEFRSNWDLSAARAATVVLRILQAIPLDPKRITVQGHADTRPIAPNDTPVNRALNRRVELALIQAMASETIGDVEGLEAVSEEQYNVLDPSTP, from the coding sequence GTGCAGGGGAACAAGAAGCAGAAGCCAAGGCCCGCCGGGGCCCCGCAATGGATGGCCACCTTTGCCGATCTCAGTACTTTGTTGATGTGTTTTTTCGTGTTGCTGTTGTCGTTTTCCGAGATGGATATCCAAAAATACAAACAGGTGATGGGATCGATGCGCGAGGCATTCGGGATTCAGCGGCAAATTTTCGCCAAGGACAATCCCACGGGGACGAGCTACATCGCCCGTGAGTTTTCGCCCGGGCGTCCCGATCCTACGCCGATCAAGACGATTCAACAGCAGGCGACCCCGAGCGTTCAGCAGGTGATTAAGGCTGAAAGTCAATCCAGCATGGTCAACGTTCCACGCAACCGCAAGGCGGCTATCGAAATGGACGAGGCGTTGCGGAAGGCTCGTGAGGCGGAATCCAAAATCCGCGAACTGCTCAAGCAAGAATTGAATGCCGGCCTGGTGGAGCTCGAACGAATGGGCCGTAAGTTGATTTTGCGTATCCCGGAAACCGGATCTTTTCCCTCCGGAGAGGCCGAATTGATCGAACCGTTCTCCCCGGTGATCGTCAAACTGGCCCGGGCCATTGAGTTGACGGAGGGTGATGTGCTGGTGTCCGGGCATACCGACAACGTGCCGATTTATAACGAAGAGTTTCGCTCCAATTGGGATCTGTCCGCTGCGCGGGCGGCGACGGTCGTGCTCAGAATCCTGCAAGCGATCCCGTTGGATCCCAAACGCATCACGGTTCAAGGTCACGCCGATACCCGACCCATCGCGCCGAACGATACGCCAGTCAATCGGGCTCTAAATCGCCGCGTTGAGCTGGCTCTGATCCAGGCTATGGCTTCGGAAACGATCGGTGACGTGGAAGGCTTGGAGGCCGTTTCCGAAGAACAGTACAACGTTTTAGATCCGAGTACACCATGA
- a CDS encoding PilZ domain-containing protein, with product MTSDASPPPMDEEQREFNRVSDVLPFQYGIVDEALVSAPELGGSQPELFFLTSEFNQIQHELKLLHRQAAADSSAIAKYIGRIDLKLQRIFQVLLLKEMRHDGNLWQTVNMSAEGVSFEVDQPISPGTQLDIRLVLPAMNAGLKVLGRVVRCGPVGKNGRRHVGVRFVDLRETDKELIVQYVLRREAEILRERRGYHDDDSSSYNGPRPA from the coding sequence ATGACGTCCGACGCATCTCCGCCACCAATGGATGAGGAACAACGCGAGTTCAATCGAGTATCCGATGTTCTGCCGTTTCAATATGGGATCGTCGATGAGGCATTGGTTTCGGCACCCGAACTGGGTGGCAGCCAGCCCGAACTTTTTTTCTTGACCTCCGAATTCAATCAAATCCAGCACGAACTGAAGTTGCTGCACCGACAAGCGGCTGCCGATTCATCGGCAATCGCCAAGTACATCGGGCGGATTGATCTCAAGCTACAGCGGATATTCCAGGTGCTCTTGCTAAAAGAGATGCGTCACGACGGCAATCTATGGCAAACCGTGAACATGTCTGCTGAAGGGGTGTCATTCGAGGTGGATCAGCCTATTTCGCCGGGAACGCAGTTGGACATCCGGTTGGTGTTGCCGGCCATGAACGCTGGATTGAAAGTCCTTGGTCGCGTGGTCCGATGTGGCCCGGTGGGCAAAAACGGCCGACGACATGTCGGGGTTCGATTTGTCGACCTAAGAGAGACCGACAAAGAATTGATTGTGCAGTACGTGCTCCGCCGTGAAGCGGAAATCCTGCGCGAACGGCGCGGATATCACGATGACGATTCGTCTTCTTACAACGGTCCTCGGCCGGCCTGA
- the pomA gene encoding flagellar motor protein PomA, with protein sequence MDLATLIGLIGAIGVITAAILVGGSAGVFLNIPSILIVVGGTVMAVLMKFSIGQFFGAFKVAGRAFSFKAEDPSMLISQTVELAGIARKQGLLALENHPVENEFIKQGLQLIIDGHEPEFVKKVLSQEIELTIERHEVGEKVFRAMGDVAPAMGMIGTLIGLVQMLSNMSDPKSIGPAMAVALLTTLYGAIIANALALPIADKLANRNSEERLNRTLLLEGLASIQEGLNPRVIEELLKTYLPAALREASTGQEAA encoded by the coding sequence ATGGATCTGGCCACTCTCATTGGATTGATCGGCGCAATAGGTGTTATCACCGCTGCGATTCTCGTCGGCGGTAGCGCCGGGGTATTTCTCAATATTCCGTCGATCCTGATCGTTGTCGGTGGCACGGTGATGGCCGTGCTCATGAAATTTTCCATTGGCCAGTTTTTTGGCGCCTTCAAAGTGGCCGGCCGGGCCTTCTCCTTTAAGGCCGAAGATCCCAGTATGCTGATTTCGCAAACAGTCGAGTTGGCCGGTATTGCCCGTAAACAAGGTTTGCTTGCGCTGGAGAACCATCCCGTCGAGAACGAGTTCATCAAGCAAGGGTTGCAACTGATTATCGACGGCCACGAGCCGGAGTTTGTGAAAAAAGTCCTCAGTCAGGAAATCGAGCTGACCATCGAACGGCATGAGGTGGGTGAGAAGGTGTTCCGTGCCATGGGTGATGTGGCGCCGGCCATGGGGATGATTGGAACGCTGATCGGGCTGGTTCAGATGCTCTCCAACATGAGCGATCCAAAATCCATCGGTCCGGCCATGGCTGTGGCGTTGCTCACAACCTTGTACGGCGCGATTATTGCCAATGCCTTGGCACTGCCCATCGCCGACAAACTGGCCAACCGCAACAGCGAAGAACGCTTGAACCGAACCCTGTTGCTGGAAGGTTTGGCCTCCATCCAAGAGGGGCTCAATCCCCGCGTGATCGAAGAGTTGCTCAAGACTTATCTGCCCGCCGCGCTGCGCGAAGCCAGTACGGGCCAAGAGGCCGCTTAG